In Deferribacteraceae bacterium V6Fe1, one genomic interval encodes:
- the lysS gene encoding lysine--tRNA ligase has product MDSHRFDKLNKIKSMGLNPYVSCFKVSDDNINIVDKFKDENPDKLLEEKNIVTVAGRVVAMRSFGKASFLTLRDRTGSIQVYVKKGEISDEDFEVFQSTDVGDFAGATGFVFKTKTGEITVFCSKFSLLTKTLRDLPEKFHGLKDIEKRQRQRYLDLIMNQETRDVFRVRSKIIQEIRNFFSELDFLEVETPMMHPVAGGATAKPFITHHNALDMTLYLRIAPELYLKRLVVGGFERVFEINRNFRNEGISTRHNPEFTMIEWYMAYANYHDLMDMTERLITGLANKILNTDKITFAGNEIDLKSPWPRLTLEDAIEKYTDIKRSDIDTFDKAKAVAKSKGIKVEDGWGRGKIVLEIFEAFVEDKLINPTFIIDYPKEVSPLAKSNFENPEVTERFELFIAGFEIANGFNELNDPIDQFERFEKQVEAKNRGDEEASMMDKDYVRALEYGLPPTAGEGLGVDRLVMLLTDKQSIREVILFPHLRPEDLDE; this is encoded by the coding sequence ATGGATTCACATCGTTTCGACAAGCTCAATAAAATCAAATCTATGGGTTTAAACCCTTATGTAAGCTGTTTTAAGGTAAGTGATGACAATATTAATATTGTAGATAAATTTAAAGACGAAAATCCCGATAAGCTGTTAGAGGAAAAAAATATTGTAACCGTAGCGGGAAGAGTCGTAGCGATGAGAAGCTTTGGAAAGGCTTCATTTTTAACTTTGAGGGACAGGACAGGGTCAATTCAGGTTTATGTTAAAAAAGGTGAAATAAGTGACGAAGATTTTGAAGTTTTTCAAAGTACAGACGTTGGCGACTTTGCAGGTGCTACAGGGTTTGTATTTAAAACAAAAACCGGTGAAATAACCGTATTTTGCAGCAAATTTAGTCTCCTTACCAAAACGTTAAGAGATTTGCCCGAAAAATTCCATGGCTTAAAAGATATCGAAAAAAGACAAAGACAAAGATATCTTGATTTGATAATGAACCAGGAAACCAGAGATGTCTTTAGGGTAAGAAGTAAAATCATACAGGAGATTAGAAACTTTTTCTCAGAGCTTGATTTTCTTGAAGTAGAAACCCCTATGATGCACCCAGTTGCAGGGGGTGCCACCGCCAAGCCTTTTATCACGCATCACAACGCGCTTGATATGACTCTCTATTTGCGAATCGCCCCGGAGCTTTATTTGAAAAGGCTTGTAGTTGGAGGATTTGAAAGAGTTTTTGAGATAAATAGGAATTTTAGAAACGAAGGTATATCAACAAGACATAATCCTGAATTTACGATGATAGAGTGGTACATGGCCTATGCCAACTACCACGATTTGATGGATATGACCGAAAGGTTGATTACAGGGCTTGCAAACAAAATACTTAATACAGATAAAATTACCTTTGCCGGTAACGAAATTGACCTCAAATCCCCTTGGCCAAGATTAACCCTTGAAGATGCTATTGAAAAATATACGGATATCAAACGCAGCGACATAGATACTTTTGATAAAGCTAAAGCTGTGGCAAAATCAAAAGGGATTAAAGTAGAAGATGGCTGGGGGAGAGGTAAAATTGTACTTGAGATATTTGAGGCGTTTGTAGAAGACAAGCTTATCAACCCTACATTCATAATAGACTATCCAAAAGAGGTTTCCCCGCTTGCCAAGTCTAACTTTGAAAACCCCGAAGTAACGGAAAGATTTGAGCTCTTTATCGCCGGTTTTGAAATTGCAAACGGTTTTAACGAGCTTAACGACCCAATTGATCAATTTGAACGTTTTGAAAAGCAGGTAGAAGCAAAAAACAGAGGGGATGAAGAAGCAAGCATGATGGATAAAGATTATGTAAGGGCACTTGAATACGGACTTCCGCCTACTGCGGGCGAAGGCCTTGGAGTGGACAGACTGGTTATGCTTCTGACTGACAAACAGTCTATAAGAGAAGTTATACTATTTCCACACCTAAGACCCGAAGATTTGGATGAGTAG
- a CDS encoding GGDEF domain-containing protein, protein MSSVKRYYKIIDNELNELILNILGDTIIPYSNSKIRHAIVLLEDGSVSEDEITLLIRENLVIILKDEINALPENNLKYLTLCKNFIANNQQQFKHIIYFLSDLYQSHATKLTEIEEQVFHLALSSTDMLESHEILSEKLAKDGLTGLYNHTAFQDRLKILFDNYKNNREIFSIAILDLDFFKKVNDTFGHLKGDEVLKSFASVINDSVRVNDFPARYGGEEFAIIFPKINKYQAEKILERLRTNFKEVEFLSGEEKFFVTFSAGVAEINDNITSTTELIKLADKAMYASKTSGRNKTTLA, encoded by the coding sequence ATGAGTAGCGTAAAGCGTTATTATAAAATTATTGATAATGAACTTAATGAATTAATTCTTAATATTTTAGGGGATACCATTATCCCCTATTCAAACAGCAAAATCAGGCATGCTATAGTGCTTTTAGAAGATGGTAGTGTGTCCGAAGATGAGATTACCTTGCTCATAAGAGAAAATTTGGTAATTATTTTAAAAGACGAAATTAATGCACTGCCTGAAAATAATCTTAAGTATCTTACCCTTTGCAAAAATTTTATTGCAAACAATCAGCAGCAATTTAAGCATATCATATACTTTTTATCTGATTTGTATCAAAGTCACGCTACAAAGTTAACTGAAATTGAGGAGCAAGTGTTTCACCTTGCACTTTCTTCAACCGATATGCTTGAATCTCACGAAATACTCTCGGAAAAACTTGCCAAAGACGGGCTAACTGGGCTTTATAACCACACGGCATTTCAAGATAGGCTAAAAATACTTTTTGATAATTACAAAAATAATAGAGAGATATTCAGTATAGCCATATTAGACCTTGATTTTTTCAAAAAGGTTAATGACACATTTGGTCATTTAAAGGGGGATGAGGTTTTAAAAAGTTTCGCTTCAGTAATTAATGATTCAGTAAGAGTAAACGATTTCCCTGCCAGATACGGTGGCGAGGAATTTGCCATTATTTTCCCTAAAATAAATAAATATCAGGCTGAAAAAATACTTGAAAGATTAAGAACAAACTTCAAAGAAGTTGAATTTTTATCGGGAGAAGAAAAATTTTTCGTAACCTTTAGTGCTGGTGTTGCTGAAATTAATGACAATATTACAAGCACTACCGAATTAATCAAACTGGCCGATAAGGCAATGTACGCAAGCAAAACAAGCGGCAGAAATAAGACTACTTTAGCCTAA
- a CDS encoding recombination protein O N-terminal domain-containing protein, protein MRRVVSEGIIYKIIKYSDSSAIAFSFLKDYGKVKLFINKAFTKKKGLNKFLPGEIDFQKKDESDLNKCYGIKYDTSKSHFIENPEIFIRLNIVFNIIDILYHDEEQDEALFKYIYSLNERNMSRWTIYIINFILKKQGIAKSYDFCEKCGENLSEVVLQNGIFSCRKCEDYGLHLSKECTKILQKVYTQEFKELAISKENEILTLEFLLNYIESVTSKKIKGLSVLKELG, encoded by the coding sequence TTGAGAAGAGTAGTATCAGAAGGTATCATTTATAAAATAATCAAGTATTCTGACTCCTCAGCTATAGCATTTTCTTTTCTTAAAGATTACGGAAAGGTCAAGCTATTTATAAATAAGGCTTTTACGAAGAAAAAAGGGCTTAATAAGTTTTTGCCAGGTGAAATAGACTTTCAGAAAAAAGATGAATCCGATTTGAACAAATGTTATGGCATTAAATATGACACATCTAAGTCACACTTTATTGAGAATCCTGAAATATTTATCAGACTGAATATAGTCTTCAATATTATCGACATTCTTTATCACGATGAAGAGCAGGATGAGGCTCTGTTTAAATATATTTATTCCTTGAATGAAAGAAATATGAGCAGGTGGACTATATACATAATAAATTTTATTTTAAAAAAACAGGGTATCGCAAAAAGCTATGACTTTTGTGAAAAATGCGGTGAGAATTTGAGCGAAGTTGTCCTTCAAAACGGTATATTTTCATGCAGAAAATGTGAAGATTACGGGCTGCATCTGAGTAAGGAGTGCACAAAGATACTACAGAAAGTTTATACCCAGGAGTTTAAAGAGCTTGCCATCTCAAAAGAAAATGAAATATTAACTTTGGAGTTTTTACTTAATTATATTGAGTCAGTGACTTCAAAAAAGATTAAAGGATTGTCTGTTTTAAAAGAGTTAGGCTAA
- the era gene encoding GTPase Era has translation MYLKSKKMFKFGTVAIIGRPNVGKSTLLNKILGEDLSIISSKPNTTRNSIKGIKTGEDYQIVFLDTPGIHNAKDKINQLMVKQAIDGLSMVDLVYFMVTPDEIFGKEYKFITEILNKVDATKFLLINKVDAHDKKDVVNVANKVFADGTFKFVLPISALESTNVDKLLELTVEHLPEGIKLYESEEITTIPEKFLISEFIRESVFNLLKDEVPYNVVVECEEVEDRNEELLYIAASIIVNRSSQKGIIIGKRGEMLKKIGKYSREKLEAFFGVKVYLELFVKVKEDWMNRDEYLKIQGLI, from the coding sequence ATGTACCTGAAGAGCAAAAAAATGTTTAAGTTTGGCACAGTTGCTATAATTGGTAGACCTAATGTTGGTAAATCAACGCTTCTTAATAAAATATTGGGTGAAGATTTGTCAATTATTTCAAGCAAGCCCAATACGACAAGAAATTCGATAAAAGGGATAAAGACCGGAGAAGATTATCAGATTGTTTTTCTAGATACGCCAGGTATTCATAATGCAAAAGATAAGATTAATCAGCTCATGGTAAAGCAGGCGATTGACGGTCTTTCTATGGTTGACTTGGTGTATTTTATGGTCACTCCGGATGAGATTTTTGGAAAAGAGTATAAATTTATTACTGAAATACTCAATAAAGTGGATGCAACCAAGTTTTTATTGATAAATAAGGTAGATGCCCACGATAAAAAAGATGTTGTTAATGTGGCAAATAAGGTTTTTGCTGATGGGACTTTTAAATTTGTGTTGCCGATTTCTGCATTGGAAAGCACAAATGTAGACAAACTTCTTGAATTGACAGTTGAGCATTTACCCGAAGGTATAAAGCTTTATGAAAGTGAAGAGATAACCACCATACCTGAAAAATTTCTTATTTCAGAGTTTATACGAGAGAGTGTTTTTAATCTCCTAAAAGATGAAGTCCCCTACAATGTGGTTGTTGAATGTGAAGAGGTCGAAGACAGAAACGAAGAGCTTCTTTATATTGCCGCCTCAATTATTGTAAACAGGTCTTCTCAAAAAGGGATAATAATAGGCAAACGTGGAGAAATGCTAAAAAAAATAGGCAAGTATTCAAGGGAAAAGCTTGAGGCGTTTTTTGGTGTTAAGGTATATCTTGAGCTATTTGTCAAGGTTAAAGAGGATTGGATGAATAGGGATGAATATCTCAAAATTCAGGGGCTGATATAA
- a CDS encoding HlyC/CorC family transporter codes for MDSLLGELITIGVCIVFSGFFSSSETALTSLSELKVKHLLQEKGEKAKDLELWLMHPNKVLNTILIGNNIVNILGSVVAAEVSNKLFGSNAIAIATGIMTFLVLIFGEIAPKTFAKHNAESLALVIIKILKIFYFLFYPISFALNKLVKMIIRLSGGNVEHLGPKITEDEIEFLISVGEKEGVLENQKKEMLHNIFEISDTLAKEVMVPRTDLVAIKYGTDINEILNILAKTEYSRIPVYEGKMDNILGILYVKDLLKYVNEDIKKLDIKTILRKPYFVPSTKRIDDLLREFQLHRMHFAIVVDEYGGVDGIVTLEDILEEIVGEIRDEYDKDEKDEIIQVDENTYEVDPKIDIDDFNKFFGIKMEDDLDYETLGGLIFDLSGRIPEIGEVFSIGNLELLVKEREGRRIKKVIVKVIKNNVPEEQKNV; via the coding sequence TTGGATAGTCTGTTAGGTGAGCTGATTACCATCGGAGTATGTATCGTTTTTTCAGGATTTTTTTCTTCTTCGGAGACTGCACTTACTTCTTTAAGTGAGTTAAAGGTCAAGCACTTGCTTCAGGAAAAAGGGGAAAAAGCGAAAGATTTGGAACTTTGGCTTATGCACCCAAACAAAGTGCTCAATACCATACTAATTGGAAATAATATTGTAAATATCTTAGGCTCTGTTGTGGCTGCGGAAGTATCCAATAAACTTTTTGGCAGCAATGCCATTGCCATTGCCACCGGTATAATGACATTTTTGGTGCTTATTTTTGGTGAAATTGCTCCTAAAACATTTGCAAAACACAATGCTGAGTCCTTGGCACTTGTTATTATAAAAATACTCAAGATATTTTACTTTTTATTTTACCCGATATCATTTGCTTTAAATAAACTCGTGAAGATGATTATTAGGCTCAGTGGCGGTAATGTAGAGCACCTTGGACCTAAAATTACCGAGGATGAGATAGAATTTTTAATTTCCGTTGGTGAAAAAGAAGGGGTACTGGAAAATCAGAAAAAGGAGATGCTTCATAATATTTTTGAGATAAGCGATACTTTAGCAAAAGAGGTTATGGTTCCAAGGACTGATTTGGTTGCAATCAAATATGGGACTGATATAAATGAGATATTAAACATTTTGGCTAAGACTGAATATTCGAGAATACCTGTTTATGAAGGGAAAATGGATAATATACTTGGTATACTTTATGTAAAAGATTTGCTTAAATATGTGAATGAGGATATTAAAAAGCTTGATATTAAGACTATATTGAGAAAACCCTACTTTGTCCCCTCTACAAAAAGAATTGACGACCTGTTAAGAGAGTTTCAACTGCATAGGATGCACTTTGCAATAGTTGTGGATGAATATGGCGGTGTTGACGGTATCGTGACTTTGGAAGATATATTGGAAGAAATAGTTGGTGAAATAAGGGATGAGTATGATAAGGATGAGAAGGATGAAATAATCCAGGTGGACGAAAATACATATGAAGTTGACCCAAAAATTGACATTGATGATTTTAATAAATTTTTTGGTATAAAAATGGAAGATGATTTGGATTATGAAACTTTGGGCGGTCTTATATTTGACCTCAGCGGTCGAATCCCTGAAATTGGAGAAGTTTTTAGCATTGGTAATCTTGAGCTTCTCGTTAAAGAGAGGGAAGGCAGAAGGATAAAAAAAGTGATTGTGAAGGTCATAAAGAATAATGTACCTGAAGAGCAAAAAAATGTTTAA